The following proteins are encoded in a genomic region of Primulina huaijiensis isolate GDHJ02 unplaced genomic scaffold, ASM1229523v2 scaffold25037, whole genome shotgun sequence:
- the LOC140967437 gene encoding uncharacterized protein isoform X2 gives MPFRLQVKEALDAGMQKGFSIREYASRMRSVNMVKSWPFDDFATEQTVDSFLPPITVKKFSWWLDELEYSRSGMAIDAVNSKMKKIVEGKGETSLRGIEDVEESDMDIEGLGVVKAPKKRSIAEIFAAAPLSVERVINRGEEKDNHDQELNGFSVNSEWGLKGKRNEKSKEQKKNKETMLRKLKNTKKSRDSFKNKTRRGDSEMDILVPNKEKRLKLKSRTQDNAYRNLIPLYNKESVYGIHDRVLIQKRKSRPRDLDADKKTMAHNAYKLMSENQHQILPVCGILKNHSKVISVQNSGKNILQEPIQLNHRGKQKENKHVSFSEKDDMIKLARKSLLSVECLKVPILNSSDMDAVAASFGEDGVQRIEKDSTLGETSGNEELSNGIQKEINIGHSCKEPSTSHWSSIDTTHYLKQHKMDEIFSGSVTSDQKSLHDIKGFKEAPQIPVNAYPPGFFCMPLECFCHTQNIKMMRDPSNSNCGSLVEDLRSSGAIFHPLCLKDYLDAYKNPSVPYLYNRGGIDNMPQVSSQSKMANLFPHPSPYQTFPSLSPKEYMHSLSGSTYGNQGGYLCEKRSIYGLTESFLGLPMTLQGELIKLNSSVDLDFCQMKPSMTADPSLSLSTRSNVMSKCLGNNSDCRNWGCRTSVDQLNLCPFQDDLKAKPLSVSSKLEFSKCQSNGKGNCDLGFQKFQGNEKIISTVRLMGKEFIVGGRLGELRDTLTCPSEMKITTESMHSLPQFHGQTTMHKNNLPVQTLYATVSPDASFTVNRSKPEFPEALTRQCESQIFSLELPKPRLALQDSHPIFICRANQLKNKQNRLHTPKSAIRFPFMHPDIEASLNLKLIAIPWVDRSAGQKIYGNQKKIG, from the exons ATGCCATTCCGTCTCCAA GTGAAGGAAGCTTTGGACGCCGGTATGCAGAAGGGTTTTTCTATCCG AGAATATGCATCGAGGATGAGAAGTGTTAACATGGTAAAAAGCTGGCCCTTTGATGACTTTGCCACTGAACAAACTGTAGATTCATTCCTTCCTCCGATCACGGTCAAGAAATTCTCGTGGTGGCTCGATGAGCTCGAATATTCACGTTCAGGAATGGCTATTGATGCCGTAAActcaaaaatgaagaaaattgtTGAAGGAAAAGGAGAAACCTCTTTGAGAGGCATAGAGGATGTGGAGGAATCTGATATGGACATTGAAGGTCTTGGAGTAGTAAAGGCTCCCAAGAAGAGGTCAATTGCGGAGATTTTTGCAGCGGCGCCGCTCTCCGTGGAGAGGGTGATTAATCGTGGTGAGGAGAAAGATAATCACGATCAAGAATTAAATGGGTTTTCCGTCAATTCCGAGTGGGGCCTCAAAGGGAAAAGGAATGAAAAGAGCAAGGAACAGAAGAAAAATAAGGAAACTATGTTGCGTAAGCTGAAGAATACGAAGAAATCAAGGGACAGCTTCAAGAACAAGACGAGGAGAGGAGATAGCGAAATGGATATCTTAGTTCCAAACAAG GAAAAACGTTTAAAGCTCAAATCACGAACTCAAGATAATGCTTACAGAAATTTAATACCATTATACAATAAGGAGTCAGTATATGGTATACATGATCGTGTTTTGATCCAGAAGAGAAAATCAAGACCACGTGATTTAGATGCAGATAAGAAGACCATGGCTCATAATGCTTATAAGTTGATGTCCGAGAACCAACATCAAATACTTCCCGTGTGTGGTATTTTAAAGAATCACTCAAAAGTAATTTCGGTTCAGAATTCAGGAAAAAATATCTTGCAGGAGCCTATTCAATTGAATCATCGtggaaaacaaaaagaaaacaaacacgTTAGTTTCTCCGAAAAGGATGACATGATTAAACTGGCGAGAAAATCATTGCTTTCTGTAGAATGTTTGAAGGTACCAATATTAAATAGTTCAGATATGGATGCTGTTGCTGCTTCTTTTGGTGAAGATGGTGTTCAGAGGATAGAAAAAGATTCAACTCTTGGGGAAACCAGTGGAAATGAGGAACTATCCAACGGAATACAGAAGGAGATTAACATTGGACATTCATGTAAGGAGCCATCAACTTCCCATTGGAGTTCTATCGATACAACACACTACTTAAAGCAGcacaaaatggatgaaatttttAGCGGGTCTGTAACTTCAGATCAAAAATCGTTGCACGACATAAAAGGATTCAAAGAAGCACCCCAAATTCCAGTGAATGCCTATCCTCCTGGATTCTTTTGCATGCCTCTGGAGTGTTTTTGTCACACTCAAAATATCAAGATGATGCGTGATCCATCGAACTCTAACTGTGGGAGCCTGGTTGAAGATTTACGGAGTTCTGGTGCAATATTCCATCCATTGTGTTTGAAGGATTATTTGGATGCATATAAAAATCCTTCAGTTCCTTATCTGTATAATAGGGGAGGAATCGACAATATGCCTCAAGTTTCATCTCAAAGCAAGATGGCAAATTTATTTCCCCATCCTTCTCCGTATCAAACATTTCCTAGTCTTTCTCCAAAGGAATATATGCATTCTTTATCTGGCTCGACTTATGGGAACCAAGGAGGATATCTTTGTGAAAAAAGGAGCATATATGGCCTAACTGAAAGTTTCTTGGGATTGCCTATGACTTTACAAGGAGAGTTGATCAAATTGAATTCAAGTGTTGACTTGGACTTTTGTCAGATGAAACCAAGCATGACTGCAGATCCTTCCCTTAGTTTATCTACACGTAGCAATGTCATGTCAAAATGCTTGGGTAATAATTCAGATTGCAGAAACTGGGGTTGCAGGACATCAGTGGATCAGTTGAACTTGTGTCCTTTTCAGGACGATCTAAAAGCTAAACCTCTCAGTGTTTCGTCAAAGTTAGAATTTTCTAAATGTCAAAGTAATGGGAAAGGAAATTGTGACTTAGGTTTCCAGAAGTTCCAAGGAAATGAGAAGATTATTTCAACAGTTCGTTTGATGGGCAAAGAATTTATAGTTGGTGGAAGATTAGGAGAACTCAGAGACACTTTGACCTGTCCATCAGAAATGAAAATCACTACAGAAAGTATGCATTCTCTCCCTCAGTTTCATGGTCAAACTACAATGCACAAGAATAATCTTCCTGTCCAGACTTTATATGCTACTGTCTCTCCAGATGCTTCATTCACAGTAAACAGAAGTAAGCCTGAATTCCCTGAGGCCTTGACGAGACAATGCGAATCTCAGATATTCAGCCTTGAGCTACCCAAACCAAGACTTGCTCTTCAGGACTCACACCCCATTTTTATATGTAGGGCCAATCAACTGAAAAACAAGCAGAATCGGCTTCACACTCCTAAATCAGCCATTAGATTTCCTTTCATGCACCCGGATATTGAAG CGTCTCTTAACCTAAAGCTTATTGCCATCCCATGGGTAGACAGATCTGCTGGGCAAAAAATATATGGCAACCAAAAGAAAATTGGATAA
- the LOC140967437 gene encoding uncharacterized protein isoform X1, which translates to MPFRLQVKEALDAGMQKGFSIREYASRMRSVNMVKSWPFDDFATEQTVDSFLPPITVKKFSWWLDELEYSRSGMAIDAVNSKMKKIVEGKGETSLRGIEDVEESDMDIEGLGVVKAPKKRSIAEIFAAAPLSVERVINRGEEKDNHDQELNGFSVNSEWGLKGKRNEKSKEQKKNKETMLRKLKNTKKSRDSFKNKTRRGDSEMDILVPNKEKRLKLKSRTQDNAYRNLIPLYNKESVYGIHDRVLIQKRKSRPRDLDADKKTMAHNAYKLMSENQHQILPVCGILKNHSKVISVQNSGKNILQEPIQLNHRGKQKENKHVSFSEKDDMIKLARKSLLSVECLKVPILNSSDMDAVAASFGEDGVQRIEKDSTLGETSGNEELSNGIQKEINIGHSCKEPSTSHWSSIDTTHYLKQHKMDEIFSGSVTSDQKSLHDIKGFKEAPQIPVNAYPPGFFCMPLECFCHTQNIKMMRDPSNSNCGSLVEDLRSSGAIFHPLCLKDYLDAYKNPSVPYLYNRGGIDNMPQVSSQSKMANLFPHPSPYQTFPSLSPKEYMHSLSGSTYGNQGGYLCEKRSIYGLTESFLGLPMTLQGELIKLNSSVDLDFCQMKPSMTADPSLSLSTRSNVMSKCLGNNSDCRNWGCRTSVDQLNLCPFQDDLKAKPLSVSSKLEFSKCQSNGKGNCDLGFQKFQGNEKIISTVRLMGKEFIVGGRLGELRDTLTCPSEMKITTESMHSLPQFHGQTTMHKNNLPVQTLYATVSPDASFTVNRSKPEFPEALTRQCESQIFSLELPKPRLALQDSHPIFICRANQLKNKQNRLHTPKSAIRFPFMHPDIEGEVLSSQTRSSLNPSPLFVDVLEEGRFFRYCHSNCTFGGHHSLAMLGTNLLD; encoded by the exons ATGCCATTCCGTCTCCAA GTGAAGGAAGCTTTGGACGCCGGTATGCAGAAGGGTTTTTCTATCCG AGAATATGCATCGAGGATGAGAAGTGTTAACATGGTAAAAAGCTGGCCCTTTGATGACTTTGCCACTGAACAAACTGTAGATTCATTCCTTCCTCCGATCACGGTCAAGAAATTCTCGTGGTGGCTCGATGAGCTCGAATATTCACGTTCAGGAATGGCTATTGATGCCGTAAActcaaaaatgaagaaaattgtTGAAGGAAAAGGAGAAACCTCTTTGAGAGGCATAGAGGATGTGGAGGAATCTGATATGGACATTGAAGGTCTTGGAGTAGTAAAGGCTCCCAAGAAGAGGTCAATTGCGGAGATTTTTGCAGCGGCGCCGCTCTCCGTGGAGAGGGTGATTAATCGTGGTGAGGAGAAAGATAATCACGATCAAGAATTAAATGGGTTTTCCGTCAATTCCGAGTGGGGCCTCAAAGGGAAAAGGAATGAAAAGAGCAAGGAACAGAAGAAAAATAAGGAAACTATGTTGCGTAAGCTGAAGAATACGAAGAAATCAAGGGACAGCTTCAAGAACAAGACGAGGAGAGGAGATAGCGAAATGGATATCTTAGTTCCAAACAAG GAAAAACGTTTAAAGCTCAAATCACGAACTCAAGATAATGCTTACAGAAATTTAATACCATTATACAATAAGGAGTCAGTATATGGTATACATGATCGTGTTTTGATCCAGAAGAGAAAATCAAGACCACGTGATTTAGATGCAGATAAGAAGACCATGGCTCATAATGCTTATAAGTTGATGTCCGAGAACCAACATCAAATACTTCCCGTGTGTGGTATTTTAAAGAATCACTCAAAAGTAATTTCGGTTCAGAATTCAGGAAAAAATATCTTGCAGGAGCCTATTCAATTGAATCATCGtggaaaacaaaaagaaaacaaacacgTTAGTTTCTCCGAAAAGGATGACATGATTAAACTGGCGAGAAAATCATTGCTTTCTGTAGAATGTTTGAAGGTACCAATATTAAATAGTTCAGATATGGATGCTGTTGCTGCTTCTTTTGGTGAAGATGGTGTTCAGAGGATAGAAAAAGATTCAACTCTTGGGGAAACCAGTGGAAATGAGGAACTATCCAACGGAATACAGAAGGAGATTAACATTGGACATTCATGTAAGGAGCCATCAACTTCCCATTGGAGTTCTATCGATACAACACACTACTTAAAGCAGcacaaaatggatgaaatttttAGCGGGTCTGTAACTTCAGATCAAAAATCGTTGCACGACATAAAAGGATTCAAAGAAGCACCCCAAATTCCAGTGAATGCCTATCCTCCTGGATTCTTTTGCATGCCTCTGGAGTGTTTTTGTCACACTCAAAATATCAAGATGATGCGTGATCCATCGAACTCTAACTGTGGGAGCCTGGTTGAAGATTTACGGAGTTCTGGTGCAATATTCCATCCATTGTGTTTGAAGGATTATTTGGATGCATATAAAAATCCTTCAGTTCCTTATCTGTATAATAGGGGAGGAATCGACAATATGCCTCAAGTTTCATCTCAAAGCAAGATGGCAAATTTATTTCCCCATCCTTCTCCGTATCAAACATTTCCTAGTCTTTCTCCAAAGGAATATATGCATTCTTTATCTGGCTCGACTTATGGGAACCAAGGAGGATATCTTTGTGAAAAAAGGAGCATATATGGCCTAACTGAAAGTTTCTTGGGATTGCCTATGACTTTACAAGGAGAGTTGATCAAATTGAATTCAAGTGTTGACTTGGACTTTTGTCAGATGAAACCAAGCATGACTGCAGATCCTTCCCTTAGTTTATCTACACGTAGCAATGTCATGTCAAAATGCTTGGGTAATAATTCAGATTGCAGAAACTGGGGTTGCAGGACATCAGTGGATCAGTTGAACTTGTGTCCTTTTCAGGACGATCTAAAAGCTAAACCTCTCAGTGTTTCGTCAAAGTTAGAATTTTCTAAATGTCAAAGTAATGGGAAAGGAAATTGTGACTTAGGTTTCCAGAAGTTCCAAGGAAATGAGAAGATTATTTCAACAGTTCGTTTGATGGGCAAAGAATTTATAGTTGGTGGAAGATTAGGAGAACTCAGAGACACTTTGACCTGTCCATCAGAAATGAAAATCACTACAGAAAGTATGCATTCTCTCCCTCAGTTTCATGGTCAAACTACAATGCACAAGAATAATCTTCCTGTCCAGACTTTATATGCTACTGTCTCTCCAGATGCTTCATTCACAGTAAACAGAAGTAAGCCTGAATTCCCTGAGGCCTTGACGAGACAATGCGAATCTCAGATATTCAGCCTTGAGCTACCCAAACCAAGACTTGCTCTTCAGGACTCACACCCCATTTTTATATGTAGGGCCAATCAACTGAAAAACAAGCAGAATCGGCTTCACACTCCTAAATCAGCCATTAGATTTCCTTTCATGCACCCGGATATTGAAGGTGAAGTCCTATCTTCTCAGACTCGAAGTTCTTTGAATCCGAGCCCATTGTTTGTTGATGTTTTGGAGGAGGGAAGATTTTTCAGATACTGTCACTCAAATTGTACTTTTGGCGGCCACCATTCACTTGCAATGCTTGGAACTAATCTATTGGATTGA